The following proteins are co-located in the Rattus norvegicus strain BN/NHsdMcwi chromosome X, GRCr8, whole genome shotgun sequence genome:
- the Cybb gene encoding cytochrome b-245 beta chain codes for MGNWAVNEGLSIFVILVWLGLNVFLFVKYYKVYDDEPKYNYTRKLLGSALALARAPAACLNFNCMLILLPVCRNLLSFLRGSSACCSTRIRRQLDRNLTFHKMVAWMIALHTAIHTIAHLFNVEWCVNARVGTSDPYSVALSNIGDKENEEYLNFAREKIKNPEGGLYVAVTRLAGITGIVITLCLILIITSSTKTIRRSYFEVFWYTHHLFVIFFIGLAIHGAERIVRGQTSDSLKEHNLDVCADKIKEWGKIKECPVPKFAGNPPMTWKWIVGPMFLYLCERLVRFWRSQQKVVITKVVTHPFKTIELQMKKKGFKMEVGQYIFVKCPQVSKLEWHPFTLTSAPEEDFFSIHIRIVGDWTEGLFNACGCDKQEFQDAWKLPKIAVDGPFGTASEDVFSYEVVMLVGAGIGVTPFASILKSVWYKYCDNATSLRLKKIYFYWLCRDTHAFEWFADLLQLLETQMQERNNANFLSYNIYLTGWDESQANHFAVHHDEEKDVITGLKQKTLYGRPNWDNEFKTIASQHPNTRIGVFLCGPEALAKTLSKQSISNSESGPRGVHFIFNKENF; via the exons CTGGTGTGGTTGGGGCTGAATGTCTTCCTCTTTGTCAAGTATTACAAGGTTTATGACGATGAGCCTAAATATAATTACACTCGAAAACTTCTTGGG TCAGCACTGGCTCTGGCCCGGGCACCTGCAGCCTGCCTGAATTTCAACTGCATGCTGATCTTGCTGCCAGTGTGTCGgaatctcctctccttcctcaggGGTTCCAGTGCG TGTTGCTCAACCAGAATTCGAAGACAACTGGACAGGAACCTTACTTTCCATAAGATGGTAGCTTGGATGATAGCACTTCACACGG CCATTCACACCATTGCACATCTGTTCAACGTGGAGTGGTGTGTGAATGCCAGAGTCGGGACTTCGGACCCATATTCAGTAGCACTCTCTAACATTGgagacaaagaaaatgaagagtatCTCAATTTTGCTAGAGAAAAAATCAAG AACCCTGAAGGGGGCCTGTATGTGGCTGTGACTCGGTTGGCTGGCATCACAGGAATTGTCATCACACTGTGTCTTATATTGATCATCACATCCTCCACCAAAACCATTCGGAGGTCTTACTTTGAAGTGTTCTGGTATACACACCATCTCTTTGTGATCTTCTTCATCGGCCTTGCCATCCATGGAGCTGA ACGAATTGTACGTGGACAGACTTCGGACAGTTTGAAAGAGCATAATTTAGATGTTTGTGCAGACAAAATCAAAGAATGGGGAAAAATAAAGGAGTGCCCAGTACCAAAGTTTGCCGGAAACCCTCCTATG ACTTGGAAATGGATAGTGGGTCCCATGTTCCTGTACCTTTGCGAGAGGTTGGTCCGGTTTTGGCGTTCTCAACAGAAGGTGGTCATCACTAAG GTGGTCACGCACCCTTTCAAAACCATCGAGCTTCAGATGAAGAAGAAGGGATTCAAGATGGAGGTGGGACAGTACATTTTTGTCAAGTGTCCCCAGGTATCCAAGCTAGAGTGGCACCCATTCACACTGACCTCTGCTCCTGAGGAAGACTTTTTTAGCATCCATATCCGTATTGTGGGAGACTGGACTGAGGGGCTATTCAATGCTTGTGGCTGTGATAAGCAGGAGTTCCAAGATGCCTGGAAACTACCTAA GATAGCAGTTGATGGGCCCTTTGGTACAGCCAGTGAAGATGTGTTCAGCTATGAGGTGGTGATGTTAGTGGGAGCTGGGATTGGAGTCACGCCCTTTGCCTCCATTCTCAAGTCTGTCTGGTACAAATATTGTGACAATGCCACCAGTCTGAGACTCAAAAAG ATCTACTTCTACTGGCTGTGCAGGGACACGCATGCTTTTGAGTGGTTCGCAGACCTGCTGCAGCTCCTGGAGACCCAGATGCAAGAAAGAAACAATGCCAACTTCCTCAGCTACAACATCTACCTTACTGGCTGGGATGAATCTCAG GCCAATCACTTTGCTGTGCACCACGATGAGGAGAAAGATGTGATTACAGGCCTAAAACAGAAGACTCTGTATGGACGGCCCAACTGGGATAACGAGTTCAAGACCATTGCAAGTCAACACCCCAA caccAGAATAGGAGTTTTTCTGTGTGGCCCCGAAGCCTTGGCTAAAACTCTCAGTAAACAGAGCATCTCCAACTCTGAGTCCGGCCCACGTGGAGTCCACTTCATCTTCAACAAGGAAAACTTCTAA